In Musa acuminata AAA Group cultivar baxijiao chromosome BXJ2-3, Cavendish_Baxijiao_AAA, whole genome shotgun sequence, the following proteins share a genomic window:
- the LOC103977482 gene encoding putative U-box domain-containing protein 42: MSSVATEDAEHNNSMELGSPPHVTSPPISESKQAGNTPPSRSDFLLSLSTKVDIATELVAKCSNGAQAVPDDEVNSFIKQLEGVIRSMADDLRDIPLSMESLSGEMIHVGLQINGQCDTDQNKLENAFTPRMEMREGTSSVSESQRENKSGDMPPMANYLLGMYDGTQRNDRQSSNILPHLADTLQPAYQSFFCPLTKKIMDDPVTIESGLTYDREAIAEWFERSIDVSENIVCPVTRMDVKEAALSSNVALRNTIKEWKERNEATRIRIASSALSLATSEAMILDAIKELQFLSQSRRFNKEQMHTIGITGLLTQFLQHESMTVRCEALELLRVLAEDEDGKVIIARTRALTRTIKMMSSYSSPERHAAVSFLLELSKSELFLEKIGRTPGGILILITMKYNKDADPFAAERAEEALKNLEKLPKNIKCMAENGFVEPLLDHLIDGTEEVQTEMVSYLGEIVLEHDMKTYVAERASNALIKMVNGGSSVIRKEAFRALVQISSHPPNGKMLLDAGVVPIMIEEIFARRIQNEPLESKEEAAAILANILESDLDMDKIQVNKHGHTITSHYSIYNIVHLLKYSTQQELNVNLVKILLFLTKLPKPLATVVSVIKEIEVHQGIIEFLNSPMEELATVAAKMLIVLASHMGHTIAAGLCKIQGQPEGLVKNYDTDRMTERQAVSVNLIAKIPHQNAPLNLALLHQGTVPIILSRIQEILRGEVRATGSRYTGYYLEGLVGVLVRFTTSLFDQEILYMALSRNLTSVFTDLLVRTGGSSEVQRLAAVGLQNLSSQSARLSRPPADIKKSTKMSFFAKSVSGSQRDGRMTLLCCPTHRGVCSSSTTFCLLESRAAERLLGCLESESPEVVEAALSAIITLLDDGVDAEGSVRALSELGAVRSVLGVLKVHREEGVLQRALWLVERFLEKGGDKLSREVSHDKVLTTVLVSAFHRGDGNTKKMAENILRHLHRILNFSTNSFVM; this comes from the exons ATGTCATCAGTTGCTACTGAGGATGCTGAGCATAATAATTCCATGGAGCTGGGAAGCCCTCCCCATGTCACCTCTCCTCCTATTTCAGAGTCAAAGCAAGCAGGAAATACTCCTCCAAGTAGATCTGATTTCCTACTGTCTTTGTCGACTAAAGTCGATATCGCAACAGAGCTTGTTGCAAAATGCAGCAATGGAGCTCAGGCAGTCCCGGATGATGAGGTCAACAGCTTCATCAAACAGCTTGAGGGAGTGATCAGAAGCATGGCAGATGACCTTAGAGACATACCACTGTCCATGGAATCACTCTCGGGAGAGATGATACATGTTGGCCTACAGATAAATGGGCAATGTGACACAGATCAAAACAAGCTGGAAAATGCATTCACACCAAGAATGGAAATGAGGGAAGGGACAAGTTCGGTTTCAGAATCTCAAAGGGAGAACAAAAGTGGTGATATGCCCCCTATGGCAAATTATCTTCTAGGGATGTATGATGGCACACAGAGAAATGATCGCCAATCCTCCAACATTCTTCCACATTTAGCAGACACTCTGCAACCTGCATACCAGAGCTTCTTCTGTCCATTAACCAAGAAAATAATGGATGATCCTGTCACCATAGAAAGTGGGCTAACCTATGATAGAGAAGCTATAGCTGAGTGGTTTGAGAGGTCCATAGATGTTTCAGAAAACATAGTTTGTCCAGTCACAAGGATGGATGTAAAGGAAGCAGCTTTAAGCAGCAATGTAGCATTGAGGAACACCATAAAAGAGTGGAAGGAAAGAAATGAGGCAACAAGGATAAGGATTGCCAGCAGTGCCTTATCATTAGCTACTTCAGAAGCCATGATTTTGGATGCAATAAAAGAGCTGCAATTTCTGAGTCAAAGCAGAAGATTCAACAAGGAGCAGATGCACACCATAGGAATCACAGGGCTACTCACACAGTTTCTGCAGCATGAGAGCATGACCGTGCGCTGTGAGGCGTTGGAACTTCTACGTGTACTAGCTGAGGATGAAGATGGAAAG GTTATCATTGCGAGGACAAGAGCCCTCACAAGAACAATCAAGATGATGTCTAGCTATAGTTCTCCAGAAAGGCATGCAGCTGTTTCATTCTTATTAGAACTCTCAAAATCCGAACTGTTCTTGGAGAAAATTGGGCGCACTCCCGGAGGTATTCTTATTCTCATCACGATGAAATATAACAAGGATGCTGATCCTTTCGCAGCAGAAAGAGCAGAGGAAGCTCTGAAGAACTTGGAGAAATTGCCAAAGAACATCAAATGCATGGCAGAAAATGGTTTTGTGGAACCCCTTTTGGACCATCTCATTGACG GTACAGAGGAGGTGCAAACGGAGATGGTGAGCTACCTCGGAGAGATAGTTCTTGAGCATGACATGAAAACTTATGTTGCAGAGAGAGCCTCCAATGCTCTGATCAAGATGGTCAATGGCGGGAGCTCTGTTATCAGGAAGGAAGCATTTAGAGCTCTGGTTCAGATTTCATCCCACCCCCCGAACGGCAAGATGCTTTTAGATGCAGGCGTTGTCCCGATCATGATCGAAGAGATATTTGCTCGCAGAATCCAGAACGAGCCCTTGGAATCCAAGGAAGAGGCTGCTGCAATCCTTGCCAATATCCTCGAATCAGATCTTGACATGGACAAGATACAGGTGAACAAGCATGGCCACACCATCACCTCGCACTACTCCATCTACAACATCGTCCACCTGCTGAAGTACTCCACGCAGCAAGAACTGAACGTGAACCTCGTCAAGATCTTGCTTTTCCTGACCAAACTCCCAAAACCTCTGGCCACAGTCGTTTCAGTGATCAAGGAGATCGAGGTACACCAGGGCATCATCGAGTTCCTCAATTCTCCAATGGAGGAACTCGCTACTGTCGCTGCCAAGATGCTCATCGTTCTTGCATCCCATATGGGCCACACGATCGCAGCCGGTCTCTGCAAGATTCAGGGACAGCCGGAGGGCCTCGTCAAGAACTACGACACCGATCGGATGACAGAGAGGCAAGCAGTGTCGGTGAATCTGATCGCGAAGATCCCGCACCAGAACGCACCACTCAATCTAGCTCTCCTCCATCAAGGCACAGTGCCCATCATCCTTAGCAGGATACAAGAGATCCTGCGAGGCGAGGTACGAGCCACCGGCTCCAGGTACACAGGCTACTACCTCGAGGGTCTGGTGGGCGTTCTTGTGAGGTTCACTACCAGTCTGTTCGATCAGGAGATCCTATACATGGCTCTCTCTCGGAACTTGACATCGGTGTTCACGGATCTGCTGGTGAGGACAGGGGGAAGCAGTGAAGTCCAGAGGTTAGCAGCTGTTGGGCTTCAGAACCTCTCTTCCCAGTCTGCAAGACTGTCAAGGCCGCCCGCAGATATCAAGAAGTCCACCAAGATGAGCTTCTTCGCCAAATCCGTTTCAGGGTCGCAGAGAGATGGGAGGATGACGCTGCTGTGCTGCCCAACGCACAGGGGTGTCTGCTCCTCGTCCACCACCTTCTGTTTACTGGAGTCGAGGGCTGCGGAGAGGCTGCTGGGTTGCCTGGAAAGCGAGAGTCCAGAGGTTGTGGAGGCAGCACTGTCGGCAATCATTACACTGTTGGATGACGGTGTGGACGCGGAGGGAAGCGTGAGGGCACTGAGTGAGCTCGGTGCAGTGAGGAGTGTGTTGGGGGTGTTGAAGGTGCACAGGGAGGAAGGGGTGCTGCAGAGAGCTCTATGGTTGGTGGAGCGGTTCCTGGAGAAGGGAGGGGATAAGTTATCCAGGGAAGTCTCCCATGACAAGGTACTAACCACTGTGCTGGTATCTGCTTTCCATAGAGGAGATGGCAACACCAAGAAGATGGCTGAGAACATACTGAGGCATCTGCATAGGATCCTTAATTTCTCTACTAATAGTTTTGTTATGTGA